From a region of the Oryza sativa Japonica Group chromosome 6, ASM3414082v1 genome:
- the LOC4340712 gene encoding gibberellin-regulated protein 5 has protein sequence MASSTKIPFLLLAVLLLLSIAFPSEVMAGGRGRGGGGGGGVAGGGNLRPWECSPKCAGRCSNTQYKKACLTFCNKCCAKCLCVPPGTYGNKGACPCYNNWKTKEGGPKCP, from the exons ATGGCGTCCTCCACCAagatccccttcctcctcctcgccgtcctcctcctcctttccatCGCCTTCCCATCG GAGGTGATGGCAggagggcgcgggcgcggcggcggcggcggcggaggggtggccggcggcgggaaccTGAGGCCGTGGGAGTGCTCGCCCAAGTGCGCGGGGAGGTGCTCCAACACGCAGTACAAGAAGGCGTGCCTGACGTTCTGCAACAAGTGCTGCGCCAAGTGCCTGTGCGTGCCGCCCGGCACCTACGGCAACAAGGGCGCCTGCCCCTGCTACAACAACTGGAAGACCAAGGAAGGCGGCCCCAAGTGCCCCTAA